Proteins encoded by one window of Manihot esculenta cultivar AM560-2 chromosome 10, M.esculenta_v8, whole genome shotgun sequence:
- the LOC110624264 gene encoding probable serine/threonine-protein kinase PIX13: protein MKRQFPYRQPSFFSFYTSTSMLCSATVSYSEAVKEENFTFLLEMDSSAVISFSSSELSAYTDGFSARNFLGNGGFGSVYLGTINGEQVAVKVSRRIDSKTRLQWQAEINYLANMMHQNIIKLIGYCNTPEKLYLVYPFMQHGNVKNKLLGTGD from the exons ATGAAACGGCAGTTTCCTTACAGACAACCTTCATTCTTTAGCTTTTACACTTCTACTTCAATGCTTTGCTCTGCCACTGTGAGCTATTCTGAAGCTGTCAAAGAGGAGAACTTTACCTTTTTGCTAGAAATGG ATTCTTCTGCTGTGATATCGTTTAGCTCGTCGGAGTTAAGTGCATACACTGATGGGTTTAGTGCAAGAAATTTTCTTGGAAATGGAGGATTTGGCAGTGTTTATCTTGGAACCATTAATGGTGAACAAGTAGCTGTCAAGGTCTCTCGCAGAATAGATTCAAAAACCAGGCTTCAATGGCAG GCTGAGATTAATTACTTAGCCAATATGATGCATCAAAATATCATCAAGTTGATTGGCTATTGTAACACTCCAGAGAAATTGTATCTGGTTTACCCATTTATGCAACATGGAAATGTCAAGAATAAATTATTAG GGACTGGGGATTGA
- the LOC110624265 gene encoding serine/threonine-protein kinase PBL13 gives MNFVKSSGTRLNWNKTLKIIRGAARAIQELHSHSPPLVYRDLKLDNILLDKNFTPILADFGAVTPEGETLRLGTSGYTDPSIMNNGAGSRANDIYSLGVMILQLIMKEKIVSFPGCSVTWHIADLASRVHSSKGHAVHPKLTTTGCSKLAAIAITQLGLDCLHPKMSHRPNITQVLSRIQDLEKNREQATTVHTTRRRREDKLAREPTNKTRSCAVRSLIEEEDDVSKSATLERYEMKSEEEGANSKTLANVEKTYLKDEGMVEKLEKLKEELPAELKSQAGAHTSLRMSSLFVACIQEETISKKFLMLTMGAYNSAENLRDHVINDKTFMELQTHSDALLCKVFPTTLTGVALT, from the exons ATGAATTTCGTAAAATCTTCTGGTACAAGACTAAACTGGAACAAAACCCTAAAAATTATAAGGGGAGCAGCACGTGCAATACAAGAGCTGCATAGTCATTCACCTCCACTCGTCTATCGCGATTTAAAGCTCGACAATATTTTATTGGATAAG AATTTTACCCCTATACTGGCTGATTTTGGGGCAGTCACACCTGAGGGAGAAACTTTGAGACTTGGTACCTCTGGTTACACGGATCCATCAATTATGAACAATG GAGCTGGAAGCAGAGCGAATGACATATACAGCTTGGGAGTGATGATACTGCAGCTAATTATGAAGGAAAAGATAGTTTCATTTCCAGGCTGCAGCGTGACTTGGCATATTGCTGATCTGGCAAGCAGAGTCCACTCTAGCAAAGGACATGCTGTTCATCCAAAATTAACAACCACTGGCTGCTCCAAATTGGCTGCAATTGCTATTACACAGCTTGGATTGGACTGTCTCCATCCTAAAATGTCTCATCGTCCCAATATTACTCAAGTCCTATCTAGAATTCAAGATTTAGAAA AAAACCGTGAGCAAGCAACCACAGTCCATACAACCAGAAGAAGAAGGGAGGACAAACTAGCCAGGGAACCCACGAATAAGACTAGAAGCTGTGCAGTGAGAAGCCTAATAGAGGAGGAGGATGACGTGAGTAAAAGCGCAACACTAGAAAGATATGAAATGAAGAGTGAGGAAGAAGGAGCCAATTCAAAAACCTTGGCAAATGTCGAAAAAACTTACTTGAAAGATGAAGGAATGGTCGAGAAACTAGAAAAGCTGAAAGAAGAACTACCAGCCGAGCTAAAGAGCCAAGCAGGAGCACATACAAGTCTGAGAATGTCTTCCCTGTTCGTGGCCTGCATTCAAGAAGAAACCATCTCTAAAAAATTTTTGATGTTAACCATGGGAGCATACAATAGTGCAGAAAACCTCAGAGACCATGTAATTAATGACAAGACTTTTATGGAGCTGCAAACCCACTCTGATGCCTTACtctgcaaggtattcccaactACTCTAACTGGGGTAGCTTTGACCTAG